The proteins below come from a single Dinghuibacter silviterrae genomic window:
- a CDS encoding PadR family transcriptional regulator, whose product MNKSALYKGCLEPILLQLLHDHGRMYGYEITQKVRERTKGELEITEGALYPLLHRLEDKGVLRVEMEHIGNRVRKYYSLTPSGLQEKKQAEGELQSFLTTLQVLLKPAL is encoded by the coding sequence ATGAATAAAAGCGCTTTATATAAAGGTTGCCTGGAACCGATCCTCCTGCAACTGCTCCACGATCATGGCCGGATGTACGGTTACGAAATCACCCAAAAGGTCAGGGAGCGGACAAAAGGAGAACTCGAAATCACGGAAGGCGCCCTGTACCCGTTGCTCCACCGGCTGGAGGATAAAGGTGTTCTCCGGGTGGAAATGGAGCATATCGGGAACCGGGTCCGCAAGTATTATTCGCTGACGCCTTCGGGTCTCCAGGAGAAAAAACAGGCCGAGGGCGAACTCCAGTCTTTTCTGACTACCCTCCAGGTTCTTCTTAAACCCGCACTATGA